In the genome of Candidatus Latescibacterota bacterium, the window TTCTTGGTCAGTACGATTTTCGCTGTTGAGAAGGGTCTGCCGATGGCATTGCCTGCCGGGGAATCACCCCAGGTCAAGCTGAAGAAAGACAATGTCATGGTTCTGCAGGCGTATGCGAACGGTTCGATTGTAGTACGTGGTTCCGGGCCTATCAGGGTCAAGGACATAAGGCTGTTCGTCGAGAACAAGCTTATCCAGAACAAAAAAATCGTTATCGTGATCGAAACGCATCCGGCTGCCGATTATGGTATTATGGTCGACATTCTCGATGAGCTTCGTCTGGCGAAGGCCGAACGAATATCGCTCAGGACGATGAAGTCCGGAGCCTAGAGGAGAACTGTTTTGAAGATTTCAAAGAATCAGGATGTATCAAACAGTATTCCAACGGGATCGATGGCTGATATCATCTTTCTCCTTCTGATCTTCTTCATGGTCACTACGATCTTCAAGATGGAAGAAGGACTGCCTATCACTCTGCCAAGAGCTGAATCTGGTAGCGAACTGGAAAGAGAGAGACTGATACATATATGGGCCGACAGGTTCAACAGGATAAGCATC includes:
- a CDS encoding biopolymer transporter ExbD, with the protein product MIKKNSKVSSDFSTASMSDINFLLLIFFLVSTIFAVEKGLPMALPAGESPQVKLKKDNVMVLQAYANGSIVVRGSGPIRVKDIRLFVENKLIQNKKIVIVIETHPAADYGIMVDILDELRLAKAERISLRTMKSGA
- a CDS encoding biopolymer transporter ExbD; the encoded protein is MKISKNQDVSNSIPTGSMADIIFLLLIFFMVTTIFKMEEGLPITLPRAESGSELERERLIHIWADRFNRISINDKLISVESINPIVASRLKENFSLIVAFNIDQRTKYQLVSDVMDQLKDANAVNVTFVSVGEE